The bacterium nucleotide sequence GGCCTTTTCGAGCTCAACCGTGACCTCCTCGCCGGCCAGCTGATAGCGCTCCCGGGCGCCTGCCTCCGCGAGGCCCTCCGTCACGCTGAGGGCGAGGACCTCCTCGGCCAGGCGCTCGCCGTGCTCGGCGAGGGTCGCCCGCGTCCGTTCGCCGCCCGTCCAGCGCAGGCGGATGCGGTCGGAGACGGCGAGCCCGGCGCTCTTGCGCAGGTTCTGCACGCGATTGATCAGCTCGCGCAGCTGCCCCTCGCGCTGAAGCGCGGCGTCGATCGTCAGGTCGAGCGCGCCAGCCAGGGCGCCCTCGATGCCCACCGCGAAGTTCCCCAGCGGCTCGACGAGGAAGTCCAGCTCCTCGCGGGCGAGGCTGAATTGCTTGCCCTGCGCGCTCACGCTCAGGCTGCCCTCGCGGTAGCCCGCGAGCACGGCCGCGGGCGGCAGGGCGGCCAGGGCCTCGGCCACCGCCTTCATCGCCCCGCCCAGGCGCGGGCCGAGCAGCTTGAAGCGCGGCTTGACGACGAAGCGCATCCGCTCGCCCGGGTCGGCGAGCAGGTCGATCCGCTTGATGTTCAGCTCGTCGAGGATCAGCTCGCGCAGCGCCTCGTCGGCGAGCACGCGGGCGAGCGCCGGGCCGCCGCCGGCGACGGCGAAGCCGGGCAGGGGCTGGCGCGTGCGCTGACCGGAGAGGTTGCGCAGGGTGCGGCCGAGGCCGACCACGCCGAGCACGCCGGCCATCGCCTCCTCGAGCGCCTCGTCGCGGCGCGCGGGCTCGGAGCGCGGGTAGCTCGCCAGGTGGACGCTCCTAGCGTCGTCGCCCGCCAGATCCAGACCGTGCAGGCCGCGGTAGATCGCCTCGCTGAGGAAGGGAATGAATGGCGCGGCCAGGCGCACGCTGCCCTCGAGCACGCCCCAGAGCGTCTCGTAGGCGCCCGCCTTGTCGGGGCTCATCGCCCCCTTCCAGAAGCGGCGGCGGCTGCGCCGGACGTACCAGTTGCTCAGCTCTTCGTTGGTAAACTCGCAGAACCTCTTGGTGGCGCGCGTGAGGTCGAGGGCGTCCAGATCGGCCCGTGTCTCGCGCACCAGGGTCTCGAAGCGCGAGCGGATCCAGCGGTCGAGCAGGCTGAAGCTGGGCGTCGCGCAGCCGGGCGTCCAGCCGTCCAGCTCGGCGTACTGCGCGAGGAAGGCGTAGCTGTTGCGCAGGGTGCCCAGGGTCTTCGCGTTCATCTCGCGCGGGCCGCCGGTGTCGAACTTGAGCGCCGTCCACAGCGGCCCGGCTGTCGCCATGTAGAGGCGGATGGCGTCGGCGCCCTCGCTGTCGAGCAGCGCGAAGGGATCGACGCGGTTGCCCAGGGACTTGCTCATCTTCTTGCCCTGCGCGTCGACGACGTGCCCGCTGACCAGCACGCGCTTGTAGGGCGCCTTACCGCGCAGGAAGACACCGAGCGCGAGCAGGCTGTAGAACCAGCCGCGCGACTGGTCCACCGCCTCGCAGATGAAATCAGCGGGGAACTGGCCCGCGAAGCGCTCCTCGTTCTCGAAGGGGTAGTGCCACTGGGCGTAGGGCATCGCCCCCGAGTCGAACCAGGCGTCGATGACATCCGGCACGCGGCGCAGGCGCTCGCCCGTCTCCGGGTGCTTCAGCTCGATGGTGTCGACGAAGGGCTTGTGCGGGTCGAAGGGCTCGGCGAGCGGCGTGAGCGCCAGCTCGCGCAGCTCCGCGAAGCTGCCGACGCAGTGCGCGCGCTGGCCGTCCTCGCTCACCCAGATCGGCAGCGGCGTGCCCCAGTAGCGGCTGCGCGAGAGCGCCCAGTCGATGTTGCCCTTCAGCCAGTCGCCGAAGCGCTTCTCGCCCATCTCGGGCGGCACCCAGTCGACGGCGGCGTTCGCCGCGAGGAAGCGGTCGCGCAGCTCGGTCGTGCGGATGAACCAGGCGGGCTGCGCATAGAAGATGAGCGGTCCGTGGTCACGCCAGCAGTGCGGGTAGCTGTGCCGCACCTTCGCCTGCGCGAAGACCAGCCCGCGCGCCGTCAGCTCCCTGATGATCGGCGGATCGGCGGCCTTGAAGTCCAGGCCTGCAAAGGGCGTCGCCTCGGGGCGCACCTTGCCGTCGGGGCCGACGAGATCGACCATCGCCAGGCCCCGCGCGCGGCCGACCTCATAGTCGTCGGCGCCGTAGGCGGGCGCGATGTGGACGAGCCCCGTGCCGTCCTCGGCGCTGACGAAGTCGGCGAGGATCACCTCGGCGATGCGCTTGCCCCGGGGTGCCGGCGCGTAGTCGTAGAGGCGCCGGTAGCGCCAGCCGACCATCTCGGCGCCCTTCATGCGCCACAGCTCGTAGCTCGGCCGATCGCCGATCACGGCGGCGACGCGGTCGGCGGCGAGGATCACCGACTCGGCCTCGGCCTTCGGCGTGTCGGCGAGGCGCAGCTTCACGTAGGTCAGTTCGGGGTGCACGGCGACGGCGACGTTCGAGAGCAGGGTCCAGGGCGTCGTCGTCCAGACGAGCAGGCTGCCGTCCTCGTGCTCGAGCGGAAAGCGCAGCGTGAGCGAGGGATCTTCGACCTCCTCGTAGCCCTGCGCCACCTCGTGGCTCGAGTAGACGGTGCCCAGGCGCGGGTTGTAGGGCATCACCTTGTGCCCGGCGTAGATCAGGCCCGCGTCCCAGAGCTGGCGGAGCAGCCACCAGACCGACTCCACGTAGTCGGCCGTGCAGGTGATGTAGGGGTTCTCGAGGTCGAGCCAGTAGCCGATGCGCCGCGTCAGCTCGCGCCACTCGCGCTCGTAGCGGAAGACGCTCTCGCGGCAGGCCGCGTTGAAGGCCTCGATGCCGTAAGCCTCGATGTCGGCCTTCGTCGAGAGCCCCAGCGCCTTCTGCACCTCGAGCTCGACGGCCAGGCCGTGCGTGTCCCAGCCGGCCTTGCGCAGGACGAAGTGGCCGTCCATCGCCTTGTAGCGGCAGACGGCGTCCTTGGCCAGGCGCGTGATGACGTGGTGCACGCCGGGGTTGCCGTTGGCGGTCGGCGGCCCCTCGTAGAAGATGAAGTGGGGCTTGGCCTGCTCCTCGGCCTTGCTCTGGGTGCGCGCGAAGAGCTGCGCCGCCTCCCAGTACGCGCTCACCGCGCGCTCGAGGCTGAGGGGGTCCTTGGCCAGGGCGGGGTAAGAAGTCCCGCCGCGCGCAACGCTCATGACATCCCACCTTCGCGTCGATTCAACGTCTGGATGAAGGCGACGAGCAGGGCCTCGAGCCGGGGCCGCGCGTCGGCGGCCGCCGCGAGGATCGCCGGCACCGCCACGGGCTCGAGGTGATCCGGGTCGCAGAGATCGGTGACGACGGCCAGGCCGAGCACGCGCATGCCCAGGTGCACGGCGGCCAGGGTCTCGGGCACCATGCTCATGCCGACGAGATCGGCGCCCGCGCGGCGCAGGAAGCGATACTCGGCGGCCGTCTCGAGATTGGGCCCGGCCACCGCGGCCAGCACGCCCTCGGGCAGCGCGAAGCCCAGCGCGGCGGCAGCGTCCCGCGCCAGATGGCGCCAGGCCGGTGTGTAGGGCGCCGAGAGATCGGGAAAGCGCGGGCCCAGGCGCTCGTCGTTGGGGCCGATCAGCGGGTTGTCGCCCATCAGGTTGATGTGATCGCTGACGGCCACGACCGCCGAGCGCTCGAGCGCGGGCGCGAGCCCCCCCACCGCGCTCGTGACGATCAGCCCTTCGGCGCCGAGCAGGCGCAGGCTGCGCAGGGGATGCACCACCTGCGCCATGCTGTGGCCCTCGTAGTAGTGCAGGCGCCCGGCGAGCACGGCGAGTGCGAGGCCTTCCAGGCGGCCGAAGTGCAGGGTGCCCTCGTGGAAGTCCACCGTCGAGTCGGCGAAGCCCGGGATCTCGGCGAAGGGCAGGCTCAGGCGCCCCTCGAGGCGCTCGGCGAGCCCGTCCAGGCCGGAGCCGAGGATCACCGCGAGATCGGGGCGCGGCGCGCCGGCGCGGCGGAGGAAGTCCGCAGAGACTTGGAGAGAGGCGTAGAGGTCGCTCATAAGGTCCGCAATCTAGACCACTTGGAGGGGGGATTCAAGCACCCCCC carries:
- a CDS encoding isoleucine--tRNA ligase, translated to MSVARGGTSYPALAKDPLSLERAVSAYWEAAQLFARTQSKAEEQAKPHFIFYEGPPTANGNPGVHHVITRLAKDAVCRYKAMDGHFVLRKAGWDTHGLAVELEVQKALGLSTKADIEAYGIEAFNAACRESVFRYEREWRELTRRIGYWLDLENPYITCTADYVESVWWLLRQLWDAGLIYAGHKVMPYNPRLGTVYSSHEVAQGYEEVEDPSLTLRFPLEHEDGSLLVWTTTPWTLLSNVAVAVHPELTYVKLRLADTPKAEAESVILAADRVAAVIGDRPSYELWRMKGAEMVGWRYRRLYDYAPAPRGKRIAEVILADFVSAEDGTGLVHIAPAYGADDYEVGRARGLAMVDLVGPDGKVRPEATPFAGLDFKAADPPIIRELTARGLVFAQAKVRHSYPHCWRDHGPLIFYAQPAWFIRTTELRDRFLAANAAVDWVPPEMGEKRFGDWLKGNIDWALSRSRYWGTPLPIWVSEDGQRAHCVGSFAELRELALTPLAEPFDPHKPFVDTIELKHPETGERLRRVPDVIDAWFDSGAMPYAQWHYPFENEERFAGQFPADFICEAVDQSRGWFYSLLALGVFLRGKAPYKRVLVSGHVVDAQGKKMSKSLGNRVDPFALLDSEGADAIRLYMATAGPLWTALKFDTGGPREMNAKTLGTLRNSYAFLAQYAELDGWTPGCATPSFSLLDRWIRSRFETLVRETRADLDALDLTRATKRFCEFTNEELSNWYVRRSRRRFWKGAMSPDKAGAYETLWGVLEGSVRLAAPFIPFLSEAIYRGLHGLDLAGDDARSVHLASYPRSEPARRDEALEEAMAGVLGVVGLGRTLRNLSGQRTRQPLPGFAVAGGGPALARVLADEALRELILDELNIKRIDLLADPGERMRFVVKPRFKLLGPRLGGAMKAVAEALAALPPAAVLAGYREGSLSVSAQGKQFSLAREELDFLVEPLGNFAVGIEGALAGALDLTIDAALQREGQLRELINRVQNLRKSAGLAVSDRIRLRWTGGERTRATLAEHGERLAEEVLALSVTEGLAEAGARERYQLAGEEVTVELEKA
- a CDS encoding purine-nucleoside phosphorylase, whose product is MSDLYASLQVSADFLRRAGAPRPDLAVILGSGLDGLAERLEGRLSLPFAEIPGFADSTVDFHEGTLHFGRLEGLALAVLAGRLHYYEGHSMAQVVHPLRSLRLLGAEGLIVTSAVGGLAPALERSAVVAVSDHINLMGDNPLIGPNDERLGPRFPDLSAPYTPAWRHLARDAAAALGFALPEGVLAAVAGPNLETAAEYRFLRRAGADLVGMSMVPETLAAVHLGMRVLGLAVVTDLCDPDHLEPVAVPAILAAAADARPRLEALLVAFIQTLNRREGGMS